The sequence TTTGATACAAAACTTTATAAATCAATATATAATTCTCCTTTAATCAAATTGAATGAAACAAGTCAGTCTCATTCGGTAATTCTTTTCCAGTCCATTTGTGCACTATTCAATAGATAGCACAATTCTACCATAATAAGTTATCTAAGTATACTTAACTACTATTACGAAATGACTACAGTACTTGGATCTAATTCAAATGGAGCAGTCTTACTGATCTTGTCGTAATATAGGTGACCATTTAAGTGATCGATTTCGTGTTGGCAAACAATGGCAGGGTAGTCTCTGACACGAAGTGTTTGTGAGTTACCATCGAAGTCATCATATTTAATAGTGATACGGTCAGCGCGAGGAACAAATCCAGGGACATCTTTATCAACTGATAAGCAACCTTCACCTTCAGACAAAGCGGCTCTTTGAACTGAGTTTCTGATGATAACAGGATTGATCAAAGTCATTTTGAGAAGTGGCTTGTCAGGATCTTCATCATTAGGAACTAAAACAGAAGCCATCATTTTTGAAACGCCAACTTGAGGTGCGGCCAAACCAACACCGGCTCTTAGTTGATGTTTTTCAGCGTATTCTTCATCTTGACTCTTAACGAGATATTCCATCATGTTGTCCGCTAAAGCTTTATCTTCATCACTTAGTGGAAATTGAACCTTTTCTGCAACTTTTCTTAAAACGGGATCGCCATCACGGACGATATCTTTCATAAAATACATAGTTTCCTCCAAATGTTAAATTGTACAAAATTACCTTAGTATATCTATTATAGATTATTTTTCTTAAAAAATAGAAGCAAATGAAAATTTTTTTGAAAAAGCAAGCAAGAAAGCGTAATCATTTCAAGCAATTTTTTATTATGCCATATCTTTGTTATATCAAACATCATAATGATAAAATAGTTAATGTATATGTTACCGATTTCATATTGGTGCGTAAATAAAAAAGATGGCTGGAGGTTTTGTTAATGAAGCTAATTGATTTTGGCGTCAGGGAAGATGAAAAGAAATATATTCAAGAATGGTCTAAGACCAACAATATTGAAGTAAAAATCGTGACTGATTTGTTAACGCCAGAAACAGTCAAAATGGCTCAAGGATACGATGGAATTGTTGCTTATCAGCAGTTACCATACGATGAAAAAATTTTTGATACGATGAATGAATTTGGGATTCATGTTTTATCGTTGCGTAATGTTGGGGTAGATAATATTCCATTTGCAGCTTTGAAGAAAAATAATATTCGCTTGACTAATGTTCCAAGTTATTCACCAGAAGCAATCGCTGAATATTCAGTTGCTGGCTTGATGGCATTATTACGTAATTTTAAACATATGATTAGAAAAGTGGACCAACACGATTTCAGATGGGCACCGGATATCGGTCGTGAATTAAATCAATTGACAGTCGGGGTTGCAGGTACCGGAAGAATTGGTCGAGCTGCGATAAAAATTTATCAAGGATTTGGTGCAAAAGTTATCGCATATGACAAATTTCACAATCCAGAAATTGAAAAACAAGGATTATATGTCGATGACTTAGATACGCTTTTGAAAGAATCTGATGTTGTAACTCTACATATCCCTAGTCTTGGTAAGGGACATACCGTTATTAATAAGGATACGATTGCTGAAATGAAAAGCGATGCTATCGTGGTCAATTCAGCTCGTGGCGATTTGATCAACACACAAGATCTCTATGATGCAGTAGCAAATGGAAAGCTCTACGGTGCAGTTTTGGATGTTTATGAAAAAGAAGTTGGTGTGTTTAATACTGATTTAAGTGATCAAGAATTTAACGATAAATTATTAGAACGAGTAATTAAGAGTAATCGCATTATTTTAACACCACACATCGCCTTTTATACAACTAAGGCCGTAAAGAATATGGCGACTGTTTCTCTCGATTCAATGGTCGCTGAACTAGAGCATGGAAGCTCTGAAAATGAAATAAATTTGGATAAATAGTTACAATTTTCACAAACTTATGAAAAATATTTTTGAATTTTTTTTGTGCCAAGAACGTTGAAACTACTTGTTTTTTAGCAGATCAATGTTAGACTAAAATTATATGAA comes from Companilactobacillus pabuli and encodes:
- the def gene encoding peptide deformylase, producing MYFMKDIVRDGDPVLRKVAEKVQFPLSDEDKALADNMMEYLVKSQDEEYAEKHQLRAGVGLAAPQVGVSKMMASVLVPNDEDPDKPLLKMTLINPVIIRNSVQRAALSEGEGCLSVDKDVPGFVPRADRITIKYDDFDGNSQTLRVRDYPAIVCQHEIDHLNGHLYYDKISKTAPFELDPSTVVIS
- a CDS encoding D-2-hydroxyacid dehydrogenase, with the protein product MKLIDFGVREDEKKYIQEWSKTNNIEVKIVTDLLTPETVKMAQGYDGIVAYQQLPYDEKIFDTMNEFGIHVLSLRNVGVDNIPFAALKKNNIRLTNVPSYSPEAIAEYSVAGLMALLRNFKHMIRKVDQHDFRWAPDIGRELNQLTVGVAGTGRIGRAAIKIYQGFGAKVIAYDKFHNPEIEKQGLYVDDLDTLLKESDVVTLHIPSLGKGHTVINKDTIAEMKSDAIVVNSARGDLINTQDLYDAVANGKLYGAVLDVYEKEVGVFNTDLSDQEFNDKLLERVIKSNRIILTPHIAFYTTKAVKNMATVSLDSMVAELEHGSSENEINLDK